In Polyodon spathula isolate WHYD16114869_AA chromosome 11, ASM1765450v1, whole genome shotgun sequence, one genomic interval encodes:
- the LOC121323219 gene encoding cytoplasmic protein NCK1-like isoform X2 translates to MDMSNLFKHFFRIGKVKRKTSMRDTASNADADFYSDNGERLYDLNLPALVKFSYAAEREDELSLVKGTKVIVMEKCSDGWWRGGYNGHVGWFPSNYVVEDSDGSSADPVSSLTEKLAAVVHNANSSRVLHVVQALYPFSSSNDEELNFEKGEIMDVVEKPENDPEWWKCRKSDGQVGLVPKNYVNVIPNSQNSPNSAGPPPPDCDYIVPATRGKFAGRPWYYGKVTRHQAEMALNERGEEGDFLIRDSESSPNDFSISLKAQGKNKHFKVQLKDGLYCIGQRKFDSMEELVEHYKKAPIFTSEQGDKLYLVKALS, encoded by the exons ATGGATATGTCAAACCTCTTTAAACATTTCTTCc GAATTGGGAAAGTGAAGCGGAAAACCAGCATGAGGGACACTGCTTCAAACGCAGACGCCGACTTTTACTCGGACAATGGCGAGCGGCTCTATGACCTCAATCTGCCAGCGCTGGTCAAGTTCAGCTACGCAGCCGAGCGGGAGGACGAGCTTTCTCTGGTCAAGGGGACGAAGGTCATAGTCATGGAGAAGTGCAGCGATGGCTGGTGGAGGGGCGGCTACAATGGGCACGTGGGGTGGTTCCCTTCCAACTACGTGGTGGAGGATTCGGACGGCTCGTCTGCAGACCCTGTGAGCTCACTGACTGAAAAGCTGGCTGCCGTGGTGCATAATGCCAACAGCAGCCGTGTGTTACACGTGGTGCAAGCCCTCTACCCCTTCAGCTCCTCCAATGACGAGGAGCTCAACTTCGAGAAGGGAGAGATCATGGATGTTGTCGAGAAGCCAGAGAATGACCCAGAGTGGTGGAAGTGCAGGAAGAGCGATGGCCAAGTGGGGCTGGTGCCAAAGAACTATGTGAACGTGATTCCGAATTCTCAGAACTCTCCAAATAGTGCCGGGCCCCCCCCACCAGACTGCGATTACATAGTGCCAGCCACCAGAGGGAAGTTTGCAGGCAGACCGTGGTACTATGGGAAGGTAACGAGACATCAGGCGGAAATGGCTTTGAATGAGAGGGGGGAAGAAGGAGATTTCCTTATTCGAGACAGCGAGTCCTCG cCAAATGACTTCTCAATCTCCTTGAAAGCACAAGGCAAAAATAAGCATTTCAAGGTGCAGCTAAAGGATGGCCTCTATTGCATTGGACAGCGCAAATTCGATTCTATGGAAGAGCTGGTGGAACATTACAAAAAGGCACCCATTTTTACCAGTGAACAGGGAGATAAACTGTACCTCGTTAAGGCCTTGTCTTGA